From one Acidobacteriota bacterium genomic stretch:
- the hslV gene encoding ATP-dependent protease subunit HslV — translation MTTQENSGLPWHGTTVIAVRKGRKLIMMSDGQVSMGPTIMKGNARKVRRIANGEILAGFAGATADAFTLFERLEQKLERFPGQLQRAAVELAKDWRTERYLQKLEALLIVADKSSTLVITGSGDVLEPEHPVVAIGSGGNFALAAARGLYEYEDDAELIGRKAMQIAADICVYTNSHFTLETLDV, via the coding sequence ATGACAACGCAAGAAAATTCCGGCCTGCCCTGGCACGGCACAACCGTCATCGCCGTCCGCAAGGGCCGCAAGCTGATCATGATGTCTGACGGCCAGGTCTCGATGGGGCCGACCATCATGAAGGGTAATGCTCGAAAGGTGCGCCGAATCGCGAACGGCGAAATCCTGGCCGGGTTCGCAGGGGCAACCGCCGATGCGTTCACGCTGTTCGAGCGGCTGGAACAGAAGCTGGAGCGGTTCCCCGGCCAGCTCCAGCGCGCCGCCGTGGAACTGGCCAAGGACTGGCGCACCGAGCGCTACCTGCAAAAGCTGGAAGCCCTGCTGATCGTCGCCGACAAGTCGAGCACGCTGGTGATCACCGGCTCAGGCGACGTGCTGGAGCCGGAACACCCGGTCGTCGCCATCGGTTCGGGCGGCAATTTCGCGCTCGCCGCTGCGCGCGGCCTCTATGAATACGAAGACGACGCCGAACTGATCGGTCGCAAGGCCATGCAGATCGCCGCCGACATCTGCGTTTACACGAATTCGCACTTCACGCTGGAAACCCTCGATGTTTGA
- the pstC gene encoding phosphate ABC transporter permease subunit PstC: MLQQLGQLPMGWLLIALIAVFGSAAFFLGRVRAERLLLASPVRMHSRPNYHGYYVAMCSVVPVFLIAVVYAVFAEDLTRGLLSRELPSSFARLSSAQLQSYLDSVSLAAGNAASAGTDRVFQAITNRYLELRGMMNAGALVLLGVLAAAGMFWAQARLKPAFRARALVENGMELVLFLCAGVAIATTAGIVLSLLYESLQFFQKVSAWDFLTGTRWNAQTEAEFGALPLFFGTFMIALIAMLVAAPIGLFSAIFLSEYASPRMRAWIKPILEILAGIPTVVYGFFALLVVAPGIRALAILINEAAIRYGLASEPILAAQPTSALAAGLVMGIMVIPFVSSLSDDVINAVPQTLRDAAYALGATKSETVKQVVVPAALPGIIAALLLAVSRAIGETMIVVMAAGKSARISMDPTSDLTTITVQIVSLMTGETGFDDPKTLSAFALGLVLFIVTLIFNVIALRVVKKYREKYD, translated from the coding sequence ATGCTTCAACAGCTCGGCCAACTGCCCATGGGCTGGCTGCTGATCGCACTGATCGCGGTCTTTGGCTCGGCGGCGTTCTTTCTCGGCCGGGTCCGCGCCGAACGTCTGTTGCTGGCGTCGCCTGTACGCATGCATTCGCGTCCCAACTACCACGGCTACTACGTGGCGATGTGCAGCGTCGTGCCGGTTTTCCTGATCGCCGTCGTCTACGCCGTGTTCGCCGAAGACCTGACGCGCGGCCTGCTGTCGCGCGAGCTGCCGTCGTCGTTCGCGCGGCTGTCCTCGGCGCAGCTGCAAAGCTATCTCGACTCGGTGAGCCTCGCGGCGGGCAATGCCGCCAGTGCGGGGACGGACCGCGTCTTCCAGGCGATCACCAACCGGTATCTTGAGCTGCGCGGCATGATGAATGCCGGCGCGCTGGTGCTGCTCGGTGTGCTGGCTGCGGCCGGAATGTTCTGGGCACAGGCCCGCCTGAAACCGGCATTCCGGGCCCGGGCGCTGGTTGAGAACGGCATGGAACTCGTGTTGTTCCTGTGCGCCGGCGTTGCCATCGCGACGACCGCCGGCATCGTGCTGTCGCTTCTCTATGAAAGCCTGCAGTTCTTCCAGAAGGTTTCGGCCTGGGACTTCCTGACGGGTACGCGCTGGAATGCCCAGACCGAGGCAGAATTCGGCGCGCTGCCGCTGTTCTTCGGCACGTTCATGATCGCGCTGATCGCCATGCTGGTTGCGGCGCCGATCGGGCTGTTCTCGGCAATCTTCCTCTCCGAATACGCCTCGCCCCGCATGCGCGCCTGGATCAAGCCGATCCTTGAAATCCTCGCCGGCATCCCGACCGTCGTCTACGGCTTCTTCGCCTTGCTCGTGGTCGCCCCTGGCATCCGGGCGCTGGCCATCCTGATCAACGAAGCCGCGATCCGCTACGGCCTTGCCAGCGAGCCGATCCTTGCCGCGCAGCCGACGAGCGCGCTCGCCGCCGGCCTTGTCATGGGCATCATGGTGATCCCATTCGTGTCGTCGCTGTCTGACGACGTAATCAACGCCGTGCCGCAGACCCTGCGCGACGCGGCTTATGCGCTCGGCGCGACGAAATCTGAAACGGTGAAGCAGGTCGTGGTGCCCGCAGCCTTGCCGGGTATCATTGCCGCGCTGTTGCTCGCGGTGTCGCGCGCCATCGGTGAGACGATGATCGTCGTGATGGCGGCCGGCAAGAGTGCGCGGATCTCAATGGACCCGACCTCCGACCTGACAACGATCACGGTGCAGATCGTATCGCTGATGACCGGCGAGACGGGCTTTGACGATCCCAAGACCCTGTCGGCCTTTGCGCTCGGCCTCGTGCTGTTCATCGTCACGCTGATCTTCAACGTGATCGCCCTGCGCGTGGTGAAGAAATACCGGGAAAAGTATGACTGA
- the phoU gene encoding phosphate signaling complex protein PhoU, translating to MSDHIVSAYSEELERLSGEIMKMGGIVETMIADASRALGANDLELAKEVVARDPLVDAIEADAERQIVSIIARRQPMGHDLRMILSALKISSELERIGDLSKNIAKRAQRLDENVNVEMRNAIMRMAQPVSRQLREVLNAYASASADKALAVWSSDDDIDHHYNSVFREMLTYLIEDPRRISAGAHMLFMAKNLERIGDHCTNIAEFVYYQVVGDYLSELQRPKQNQV from the coding sequence ATGTCTGATCATATCGTTTCGGCCTATTCCGAAGAGCTTGAGCGCCTGTCGGGCGAGATCATGAAGATGGGCGGCATCGTCGAGACGATGATTGCCGATGCCAGCCGCGCCCTGGGGGCGAACGACCTGGAGCTCGCCAAGGAAGTGGTCGCGCGCGATCCGCTGGTGGATGCGATCGAAGCCGATGCGGAACGCCAGATCGTGTCGATCATCGCGCGGCGCCAGCCGATGGGCCACGATCTGCGCATGATCCTCTCGGCCCTGAAGATATCCAGCGAGCTGGAACGGATCGGCGACCTGTCTAAGAACATCGCCAAGCGTGCCCAGCGGCTTGACGAGAACGTCAACGTCGAGATGCGCAACGCCATCATGCGGATGGCGCAGCCGGTGTCACGCCAGTTGCGCGAAGTGCTGAACGCCTACGCCTCGGCGAGCGCGGACAAGGCGCTGGCCGTCTGGAGTTCGGACGACGACATCGACCATCACTACAATTCGGTTTTCCGCGAGATGCTGACTTACCTGATCGAGGATCCGCGCCGCATCAGCGCCGGGGCGCACATGCTCTTCATGGCGAAGAACCTCGAGCGGATCGGCGACCACTGCACCAACATCGCCGAGTTCGTCTATTACCAGGTCGTCGGGGACTACCTCTCCGAACTTCAGCGACCCAAACAAAACCAGGTCTAG
- the pstA gene encoding phosphate ABC transporter permease PstA: MTDTVRTPNKSAAAAKHLKRRRAADGRFRYYGLSAILVALGALAVLVVTIGTQAVSAATYNVVRYDITLDPAVIAPEGANSAADIARNVDGFYGLVRDNLMATFPEAEADRNARRELSDFVTRLAVLPTARMVAKNPELVGSEITLRAPLNDDLDLYLKGQGVQERKVKAGAIASVAGAGEGAYQLSGPGAFSSINAARAVVRAGLLDGAADPAVLLTAGASTGRLTAMTADSATLELLTGRASDFANVRPDARIIAAPESERTITDRQIAWTLALKDMGRISRVPRFSLLTNSDSTYPELAGGLSAIVGSLLTMFVTALVAMPIGILAAVYLEEFAPRNRVTEFIEVNINNLAAVPSIVFGLLGAALYINFLGMPRSAPLVGGLVLALMTFPVVIIASRAALKAVPPSVRSGALAVGASQMQTVFHHVVPLAAPGILTGAILGMARALGETAPLLLIGMVAFVGDVPKSPMDESTVMPVLIFSWSNNAERAWEPLTSAMIVVLLAFLLLMNGLVVFLRRKYERRW; the protein is encoded by the coding sequence ATGACTGATACCGTCCGCACCCCGAACAAGTCTGCCGCGGCAGCCAAGCACCTGAAACGCCGCCGCGCAGCCGACGGCCGGTTCCGCTATTACGGGCTCAGCGCGATCCTCGTGGCGCTCGGCGCGCTTGCGGTTCTGGTGGTGACCATCGGCACGCAGGCGGTGTCGGCAGCGACCTATAACGTCGTCCGCTACGACATCACGCTGGATCCGGCGGTGATTGCGCCCGAGGGCGCCAACAGCGCGGCCGACATCGCGCGCAACGTCGATGGTTTCTACGGCCTCGTGCGAGACAACCTGATGGCGACCTTCCCGGAAGCTGAAGCCGATCGGAACGCGCGCCGCGAATTGTCTGACTTCGTCACGCGGCTAGCGGTTCTGCCGACCGCCCGGATGGTGGCGAAGAACCCGGAACTTGTCGGCAGCGAGATCACCTTGCGTGCGCCGCTGAACGACGACCTCGACCTGTACCTCAAGGGGCAGGGCGTGCAGGAGCGCAAGGTGAAGGCCGGCGCCATCGCCAGCGTCGCGGGCGCGGGCGAAGGCGCCTATCAGCTGTCAGGTCCGGGCGCGTTCTCATCGATCAACGCGGCGCGCGCCGTTGTTCGCGCGGGCCTGCTCGACGGGGCGGCTGACCCGGCAGTCCTGCTGACGGCAGGCGCCTCGACCGGGCGCCTCACGGCGATGACGGCGGACAGCGCGACGCTGGAGCTGCTGACCGGCCGCGCGTCGGATTTTGCAAACGTGCGCCCGGATGCCCGCATTATCGCGGCGCCGGAATCCGAGCGCACCATCACCGACCGTCAGATCGCCTGGACGCTCGCGCTGAAGGACATGGGCCGCATCAGCCGCGTGCCGCGCTTCTCGCTGCTGACGAATTCCGACAGCACCTATCCGGAGCTCGCCGGCGGCCTGTCTGCGATTGTCGGTTCGCTGCTGACAATGTTCGTGACCGCGCTGGTGGCGATGCCGATCGGCATTCTCGCGGCGGTTTACCTGGAAGAATTCGCGCCGCGTAACCGCGTGACCGAATTCATCGAGGTGAACATCAACAACCTCGCCGCGGTGCCTTCGATCGTGTTCGGCCTGCTGGGCGCGGCGCTGTACATAAATTTCCTGGGGATGCCCCGATCCGCGCCGCTCGTAGGCGGACTGGTGCTCGCGCTGATGACTTTCCCGGTCGTGATCATCGCCTCGCGCGCGGCGCTGAAGGCGGTGCCGCCTTCGGTGCGCTCCGGGGCGCTGGCGGTCGGCGCGTCTCAAATGCAGACGGTGTTCCACCATGTCGTGCCGCTCGCGGCGCCCGGCATCCTGACCGGCGCCATCCTCGGCATGGCCCGCGCGCTGGGCGAGACCGCGCCGCTGCTGCTTATCGGGATGGTGGCTTTCGTGGGCGATGTGCCGAAGAGCCCGATGGACGAGTCGACCGTGATGCCGGTGCTGATCTTCAGCTGGTCGAACAATGCTGAACGTGCCTGGGAGCCGCTGACGTCTGCAATGATCGTCGTGCTCCTGGCTTTCCTTTTGTTGATGAACGGCCTCGTGGTATTCCTGCGGCGCAAGTACGAACGGAGATGGTGA
- a CDS encoding TetR/AcrR family transcriptional regulator: MKTRDRILEVSLLLFNEEGESGLSSVDVANALEISPGNLYYHFKGKDAINRALFDRFEEEMRVILRGSRGGLASLEDNWVYIYILLEEIYDFRFFYRDLAGLLARYPDLAVRFRSLVAAKRQTIDRILTDLERLQLLSIDGRLKEPLIDQIIMTLTFWLAGDALTKEVHDGPALIHKTVFQVMCLMVPYMGETGPAALGRMIRHFDETKG; the protein is encoded by the coding sequence ATGAAAACGCGCGACCGGATACTTGAAGTCAGCCTCCTTCTCTTCAACGAGGAAGGAGAAAGCGGGCTGTCGTCTGTAGACGTCGCCAACGCGCTCGAGATCAGCCCGGGCAACCTTTACTACCATTTCAAGGGCAAGGACGCGATCAACCGCGCCCTGTTCGACCGGTTTGAAGAGGAAATGCGCGTCATCCTGCGCGGCTCCAGGGGCGGGCTCGCCTCGCTCGAGGACAATTGGGTGTATATCTACATCCTGCTCGAGGAAATTTACGACTTCCGCTTCTTCTACCGCGACCTCGCCGGCCTGCTCGCCCGCTACCCGGACCTGGCAGTTCGGTTCCGCAGCCTTGTCGCGGCCAAGCGCCAGACGATCGACCGTATCCTGACAGACCTCGAGCGCCTTCAGCTCTTGTCCATCGATGGACGGCTCAAGGAACCGCTGATCGACCAGATCATCATGACGCTGACCTTCTGGCTCGCGGGCGATGCTCTGACCAAAGAGGTCCATGACGGCCCTGCCCTCATCCACAAGACGGTGTTCCAGGTAATGTGCCTGATGGTGCCCTACATGGGCGAAACAGGACCTGCCGCGCTCGGCCGCATGATCCGGCATTTCGACGAAACGAAAGGATAA
- a CDS encoding alpha/beta fold hydrolase, protein MQDVDGVQLRTAFWPAPEGGDATPLLFFNGIGANLELTGGLGDMFPDRAILTFDVPGVGLSPVTQWPYRHWMAARWARKLADGFGLDVVDVMGVSWGGALAQQYAFQYRNRVGKLVLCATSSGMTMVPGRPASLSKMVDTRRYSDPEFMRENFAKLYGDMADESAGSHINNLMPPDPKGYIYQLLAFAGWSSLPFIRFLKMPTLVMMGDKDSIVPLVNGQILTWALPDARLYVVEDAGHLFIVTRAQETADEINRFLEAPAMQAGRAA, encoded by the coding sequence ATGCAGGACGTCGATGGCGTCCAACTGCGGACGGCGTTCTGGCCGGCGCCGGAGGGGGGTGATGCAACGCCGCTGCTGTTCTTCAACGGTATCGGCGCCAATCTCGAACTGACCGGCGGTCTGGGCGACATGTTCCCCGACCGGGCGATCCTGACATTCGACGTGCCGGGAGTCGGCCTTAGCCCCGTTACCCAGTGGCCCTACCGGCACTGGATGGCGGCGCGCTGGGCCCGCAAGCTCGCTGATGGGTTCGGGCTCGATGTCGTTGACGTGATGGGTGTTTCCTGGGGCGGCGCGCTCGCCCAGCAGTATGCGTTCCAGTATCGCAACCGGGTCGGCAAGCTTGTCCTCTGCGCGACGTCATCCGGCATGACGATGGTGCCCGGGCGGCCGGCGTCGCTGTCAAAGATGGTCGATACGCGCCGGTATTCCGATCCGGAATTCATGCGCGAGAATTTTGCGAAACTGTACGGCGACATGGCCGATGAGTCTGCCGGAAGCCACATCAACAACCTGATGCCACCTGACCCGAAGGGCTACATCTACCAGCTGCTGGCCTTCGCTGGCTGGTCGAGCCTGCCGTTCATCCGCTTCCTGAAAATGCCGACGCTGGTGATGATGGGCGACAAGGACAGCATCGTGCCTCTGGTGAATGGCCAGATCCTGACCTGGGCTCTGCCGGATGCCCGCCTCTATGTGGTGGAAGATGCCGGCCACCTGTTCATCGTGACGCGCGCGCAGGAAACGGCCGACGAGATCAATCGCTTCCTTGAGGCGCCGGCGATGCAGGCAGGCCGGGCGGCCTAG
- the phoB gene encoding phosphate regulon transcriptional regulator PhoB: protein MKPYVLIAEDEKAVSELLLYNLRKEDYDVGIAGDGEETLIMIDERTPDLLLLDWMLPKVSGIEICRRVRTGGANPNLPIIMLTARGEESDRIRGLDTGADDYVTKPFSTTELMARVRAVLRRIRPGLKEDRLAVGDIEIDRVAHRVTRKGGDIHLGPTEFRLLDYFMQHPGRVFSREQLLDTVWGSDVYVEARTVDVHVGRLRKALRQNGGDDPIRTVRSAGYALRED, encoded by the coding sequence ATGAAACCGTATGTGCTGATCGCAGAAGACGAGAAGGCCGTATCCGAGCTGTTGCTCTACAATCTCCGCAAGGAAGATTACGACGTCGGGATCGCCGGAGACGGCGAGGAAACGCTGATCATGATCGACGAGCGCACGCCGGACCTGCTGCTGCTGGACTGGATGTTGCCGAAGGTCAGCGGCATCGAGATCTGCCGGCGGGTTCGTACGGGCGGGGCGAACCCCAACCTGCCGATCATCATGCTGACGGCGCGCGGCGAGGAGAGTGACCGTATCCGCGGACTTGATACGGGGGCGGACGATTACGTCACCAAGCCGTTTTCCACGACCGAGCTGATGGCGCGCGTGCGCGCCGTGCTGCGCCGGATCAGGCCCGGCCTGAAGGAAGACCGCCTCGCGGTCGGCGATATCGAGATCGACCGTGTGGCGCACCGCGTGACGCGCAAAGGCGGCGACATCCACCTAGGCCCGACCGAGTTCCGGCTGCTGGATTATTTCATGCAGCACCCGGGGCGAGTGTTCTCGCGCGAACAGCTGCTCGACACGGTCTGGGGATCTGACGTGTATGTCGAGGCGCGCACCGTGGACGTGCATGTCGGCCGCCTGCGCAAGGCGCTGCGCCAGAATGGCGGGGATGATCCGATCCGCACGGTGCGGTCCGCGGGCTACGCGCTGCGGGAAGACTGA
- a CDS encoding dienelactone hydrolase family protein has product MSAVDYTVDGQTYEGYFLKPAGKPNAPLVVICHNWAGCGANEKQKAEIIASEFGYNAFAIDVYGKGKRGNTQAECEGLMYPLVGDRAELQKRLAGGIAAAKAHSGASKTAAIGFCFGGLCVLDMARAGMDVLGVASFHGLFRPAENIPAPKIKTKVLIEHGWNDPMATPEDVLAITKEFAGSDWQLHAHGLATHAFTTVGATGDATQYHADTDRRSFAYLKTFLAEVFA; this is encoded by the coding sequence ATGAGCGCAGTGGACTACACCGTCGATGGCCAGACCTATGAAGGCTACTTCCTGAAACCGGCCGGCAAGCCAAACGCACCGCTCGTGGTCATCTGCCACAACTGGGCCGGCTGCGGCGCCAATGAGAAACAGAAGGCTGAAATCATCGCCAGCGAATTCGGCTACAACGCCTTCGCGATCGACGTCTACGGCAAGGGCAAACGCGGCAACACACAGGCCGAATGCGAAGGCCTGATGTATCCGCTGGTCGGCGACCGCGCCGAGCTCCAGAAGCGCCTCGCCGGCGGTATTGCGGCTGCCAAGGCCCACTCCGGCGCCTCGAAGACGGCTGCCATCGGCTTCTGCTTCGGCGGGCTTTGCGTGCTCGACATGGCGCGCGCGGGCATGGATGTGCTCGGGGTCGCGTCCTTCCACGGCCTGTTTCGCCCGGCCGAGAATATCCCGGCGCCCAAGATCAAGACGAAGGTTCTGATTGAGCACGGCTGGAACGATCCCATGGCGACGCCGGAAGACGTACTCGCCATCACGAAGGAATTCGCCGGGTCTGACTGGCAACTGCATGCGCACGGCCTCGCCACGCACGCCTTCACGACCGTTGGTGCCACGGGCGACGCCACGCAATATCATGCGGACACGGATCGGCGCAGCTTTGCCTACCTGAAAACCTTCCTCGCGGAAGTGTTCGCCTGA
- a CDS encoding alpha/beta fold hydrolase, whose translation MTTPKDEIAQNAAQSTTALNPLLGGINRQELLGAVAMMLRSSVTNPVTTAKAARKIMAENTQILLGKSERAADKKDRRFKDPAWEHNPFYKRGMQAFLATQEHLHEWVSDIKMSELEHARAKFVMGMITDAMAPTNTLLGNPAATKRVVDSGGLSLLKGMKNLYDDLTKNGGLPAQVDKRPFKVGENLAVSKGSVVWKNEMLELIQYAPTTEKVYKTPILIIPPQINKFYAMDLTPMTSMVQFLLAMEQQTFVISWRNPQKEHRGWGLSDYIDSLVQASEVVRKITKSPKLNVSGACSGGITTATFASLLAAAGDKRINAVTFMVCVLNPQKEDSDIGQIVSDGSLEIARKMSKARGILKGDDLARMFAWMRPNDLIWNYVVNNYLMGEDPPPYDVLFWNNDTTNLPAQLHSDYLDIALHQPFDHPGTVEVAGHVADLRKVTADAFVVAGLTDHITPWKACYRTPALLGSKNVEFVLSSSGHLQSLINPPGNPKAKYFRSTQMKPTPDEWAASAEEHNGSWWPRWGEWLKERAGTLKTAPAEVGNAAFPPQYAAPGRYVFND comes from the coding sequence ATGACGACACCAAAAGACGAAATCGCCCAGAATGCGGCGCAAAGCACCACCGCACTGAACCCCCTTCTGGGCGGGATCAACCGGCAGGAATTGCTGGGCGCTGTCGCGATGATGCTGCGCTCGTCGGTAACCAACCCGGTGACCACGGCCAAGGCGGCGCGCAAGATCATGGCGGAGAACACGCAGATCCTGCTCGGCAAGTCGGAGCGCGCGGCCGACAAGAAGGACCGCCGGTTCAAGGATCCTGCCTGGGAGCACAACCCCTTCTACAAGCGGGGCATGCAGGCTTTTCTTGCCACGCAGGAACACCTGCACGAGTGGGTCAGCGACATCAAGATGAGCGAGCTGGAACATGCGCGCGCGAAGTTCGTGATGGGTATGATCACGGATGCGATGGCGCCGACGAACACGCTGCTCGGCAATCCGGCCGCGACCAAGCGCGTCGTTGATTCGGGCGGCCTCTCCCTGCTGAAGGGGATGAAGAACCTCTACGACGACCTCACCAAGAATGGCGGCCTGCCGGCGCAGGTCGACAAGCGTCCGTTCAAGGTCGGCGAGAACCTCGCCGTTTCCAAGGGCTCGGTTGTCTGGAAGAACGAGATGCTGGAGCTGATCCAGTATGCTCCGACCACGGAGAAGGTCTACAAAACGCCGATCCTGATCATTCCGCCGCAGATCAACAAGTTCTACGCGATGGACCTGACGCCGATGACGTCGATGGTCCAGTTCCTGCTGGCGATGGAACAGCAGACGTTCGTCATCTCTTGGCGCAATCCGCAAAAGGAGCATCGGGGCTGGGGCCTCTCGGATTACATCGACAGCCTGGTGCAGGCGAGCGAAGTGGTGCGCAAGATCACCAAGTCGCCGAAACTGAATGTGTCCGGCGCCTGTTCCGGCGGCATCACCACCGCGACATTTGCCAGCCTGCTGGCTGCCGCCGGTGACAAGCGGATCAACGCGGTCACCTTCATGGTGTGCGTGCTGAACCCGCAGAAAGAAGACAGCGATATCGGGCAGATCGTCTCGGACGGCAGCCTCGAGATCGCGCGGAAAATGTCCAAGGCACGGGGCATCCTGAAAGGCGACGACCTTGCCCGGATGTTTGCATGGATGCGCCCCAACGACCTGATCTGGAACTATGTAGTCAACAACTACCTGATGGGCGAAGACCCGCCGCCGTATGACGTGTTGTTCTGGAACAATGACACGACGAACCTGCCGGCGCAGCTGCATTCCGACTATCTCGACATTGCGCTGCACCAGCCGTTTGACCATCCGGGTACGGTGGAAGTGGCCGGCCATGTTGCGGATCTTCGCAAGGTCACCGCGGACGCGTTCGTCGTGGCCGGCCTGACCGATCACATCACGCCCTGGAAGGCCTGCTACCGGACACCGGCTCTGCTTGGCTCGAAGAATGTCGAGTTCGTGTTGTCGTCGAGCGGTCACCTGCAGTCCCTGATCAACCCCCCGGGCAATCCGAAGGCGAAGTACTTCCGCAGCACACAGATGAAGCCGACGCCGGATGAATGGGCGGCGAGCGCTGAGGAGCACAACGGCTCTTGGTGGCCGCGCTGGGGTGAATGGCTCAAGGAACGCGCCGGCACGCTCAAGACCGCGCCGGCGGAAGTTGGCAACGCAGCTTTCCCGCCGCAATACGCTGCGCCGGGCCGGTACGTTTTCAACGACTAG
- a CDS encoding phosphate ABC transporter ATP-binding protein: MPGVLEDSLTLPITGEASAPRMDCRNIKVFYGEAQAIHDVSMSFPDRAVTALIGPSGCGKSTFLRCLNRMNDTIENCRVEGEILMDGENINDADVDPVLLRSRVGMVFQKPNPFPKSIYDNIAYGPRIHGLANGREDLDAIVEKSLRRAGLWEEVKDRLNAPGTGLSGGQQQRLCIARAIAVQPEVILMDEPCSALDPIATARIEELIDELRNRYCIVIVTHSMQQAARVSQRTAFFHLGNLVELGDTNQIFTNPREKRTEDYITGRFG, from the coding sequence ATGCCGGGTGTTCTCGAAGACAGCCTGACGCTTCCGATCACCGGCGAGGCGTCGGCGCCGCGGATGGATTGCCGGAACATCAAGGTGTTCTACGGCGAGGCGCAGGCGATCCACGATGTGTCGATGAGCTTCCCGGACCGGGCGGTCACGGCGCTGATCGGTCCGTCGGGTTGCGGAAAGTCGACCTTCCTGCGCTGCCTCAACCGGATGAACGACACGATCGAGAATTGCCGGGTCGAGGGCGAGATCCTGATGGACGGCGAGAACATCAACGACGCTGATGTCGACCCGGTGCTGCTGCGGTCACGCGTGGGCATGGTGTTCCAGAAGCCGAACCCGTTCCCGAAATCGATCTATGACAATATCGCCTACGGCCCGCGCATCCACGGGCTCGCAAATGGCCGCGAAGACCTCGACGCGATTGTCGAGAAGAGCCTTCGCCGGGCGGGTCTTTGGGAAGAGGTGAAGGACCGGTTGAATGCTCCGGGTACGGGGCTTTCGGGCGGCCAGCAGCAGCGCCTGTGCATTGCGCGCGCAATTGCGGTGCAGCCGGAAGTGATCCTGATGGACGAGCCGTGCTCGGCGCTTGACCCGATTGCGACGGCGCGCATCGAGGAACTGATCGACGAGTTGCGCAATCGTTACTGCATCGTGATCGTGACGCACTCCATGCAGCAGGCGGCGCGCGTGTCGCAGCGCACGGCGTTCTTCCATCTCGGAAACCTGGTGGAGCTGGGCGACACCAACCAGATCTTCACCAACCCGCGCGAGAAGCGCACAGAAGACTATATCACCGGCCGGTTCGGCTGA
- a CDS encoding phasin family protein, with the protein MAKKTTKSTASAARAKAAAVGKQVEAQSTEMAYKIWLAGVGAYGKAYDGAIASANVLNKQSADMFEDLVKRGSEIEHDVRARLAADERVAGATKQVAKTLESVRDMQVQARDQFEARLDRMRGLLGVSGFNTVRDTIARKVEKLEDDVAAVTSKARAKVGDADLKARLARLTSEIEAVAGETGAEVAKTARKAAKKTTKAVKAAFAAPEGADDLTQANGIGPALAKKLNAEGLTRFAQLAALKKAELEALDTKVAGRGRVAKAEWSKLAKATA; encoded by the coding sequence ATGGCGAAGAAAACCACGAAGTCCACCGCCTCCGCAGCCCGCGCCAAAGCCGCTGCCGTCGGCAAGCAAGTTGAAGCCCAGTCGACCGAAATGGCTTACAAGATCTGGCTCGCAGGCGTCGGCGCCTACGGCAAGGCCTATGACGGCGCGATTGCCAGCGCCAACGTGCTGAACAAGCAATCGGCTGACATGTTCGAAGACCTCGTGAAACGCGGTTCGGAAATCGAGCATGACGTCCGGGCGCGCCTGGCGGCTGATGAGCGCGTTGCAGGCGCGACGAAACAGGTCGCCAAGACGCTTGAATCGGTGCGCGACATGCAGGTCCAGGCCCGCGATCAGTTCGAAGCCCGCCTCGACCGCATGCGCGGCCTGCTCGGCGTCAGCGGTTTCAACACCGTGCGCGACACGATTGCCCGCAAAGTCGAGAAACTGGAAGACGACGTGGCGGCTGTCACATCGAAAGCCCGCGCCAAGGTTGGCGATGCGGACCTCAAGGCCCGTCTTGCCCGCCTGACCTCGGAAATCGAAGCGGTTGCCGGTGAGACCGGCGCCGAAGTCGCCAAGACTGCCCGCAAGGCGGCCAAGAAAACGACGAAAGCCGTGAAAGCCGCTTTCGCCGCGCCGGAAGGCGCAGACGACCTGACGCAAGCCAACGGCATCGGCCCTGCGCTGGCCAAGAAACTCAACGCAGAAGGCCTGACCCGGTTTGCCCAACTGGCAGCCCTCAAGAAGGCTGAACTCGAAGCGCTCGACACGAAAGTGGCCGGCCGTGGCCGCGTGGCGAAAGCCGAGTGGTCGAAACTGGCGAAAGCCACGGCGTAA